Part of the Betaproteobacteria bacterium genome is shown below.
TGCGTCGGCTTCGCTGACGTTGGGATTCGGCGGCATCGGCACCACCTGGCCCCACGCGCCTATGCCGCCCTTCCTCACCTTCTCCACCAGCTTCGGTGCGATGTCCTTCTGCCCGCGATACTTCGCCGCGACGTCCTTGTATGCCGGGCCCACCTTCTTCTTGTCGATCTCGTGGCACGTGGTACAAACATGCTTCTTCATCAACTCTGCGGCGGCCTTCGCGTCGGCAGCCTGCGCAACGCCCGTGCCGAGTATGCCGGCCGCGGCGGCGAGCGCAATGAACGCTTGCTTCATGGATGCTCCCTATTGTGTATTCGGTCAAGCGGAATGCGGTGCCAATTTTAGCGCGTCGCGTCGCGCTCCAGCATCTGGTGCAGCCGCGCAGGATCGTCCAGCGGCGGCAGGCAATTAACGCCGCGGCAAATCCAGGCGTTGACCTGTTCCGAATCCGGATGCGAAAGCGTGCGCGGCAGCGTGCCGGCGCCGTTCGGTATCGAAAGCGCGATGACGTGCGGCCAGTAACGCCGCCGCAACGACGCCTGCCAGGGAGACATCGCGCCCGCAGGGCCCCGCAGCACGACGCTGGTCGGTGAGCCCCGATATTCTTCCAGCGCGACCAGCATGGTGGCAGCCGCGCTCGGATGCGCCTGCAGCTGCGGCCACAAGAGTTGCAACGTACGGGCGGCCGAGTCGAGATAGCGCGTCTCCCCGAGGAGGTGCCCGAGTCGTTGCAAGCCAACGGCCGCCACGCCGTTGCCCGCCGGCGTTGCATTGTCGTGTCCGGGCTTGGTGCGCTGGATGAGTTGTTCGTGATCGTGGCTGGTGAAGAAGAAGCCGCCGGCGTCCGTGTCCTCGAAGCGTTCCAGCATGGCGTCCGCGAGGGCCTGTGCGAAGTCGAGGTCTTCACCGCGAAACTGGGCCTGCATAAGCAGGATCAGCGCATCGAGCAGGAACGCGTAGTCGTCGAGGTAGGCGTTGAGATGGGTCTTGCCGTCGCGATGCGTGGCGTGCAGGCGCCCATCGCGCCACAGGGTCGTGCGAATGAAATCCACCGAGCCTTGCGCCGAGGCGATCCAGTCGGCGCGCCCGAATTCGAGCCCGGCGCGCGCCATGCCACGCACCATGAGCGCATTCCAACTCGTCAGGATCTTCTCGTCGCGCCCCGGCCGCACGCGCTCCTCGCGCCGGGCGAAGAGCTTCGCGCGCGCTGCATCGAGCAGCGCCTGGCATTCGTCGAGCGTGCGGCGCGTCTGCTGCGCGACATAGGCAAGCGGCTTCGAGACCCGCAGGTGCCAATGGCGATGCTCGAAATTGGGTGGCCGGTCGAGCCCGTAGTGCGGCTCGACCACCGACCATTGCGCATCGCTCAGGCAGGCGCGCACTTCAGCGGCCGTCCAGACGTAGTACTTGCCTTCTTCGTGCTCGGAGTCCGCATCGAGGCTCGAGAAGTAGCCGCCCGCGGGCGACTGCATCTCGCGCATGACCCAGCCGGCGGTCTGCTCCGCCACGCGCGCAAACAGCGGTTCGCCGGTCGCGCGCCAGGCGTCGGCGTAGAGCGCGAGCAGCGG
Proteins encoded:
- a CDS encoding c-type cytochrome, translating into MKQAFIALAAAAGILGTGVAQAADAKAAAELMKKHVCTTCHEIDKKKVGPAYKDVAAKYRGQKDIAPKLVEKVRKGGIGAWGQVVPMPPNPNVSEADAKALVDWILSLK
- a CDS encoding DUF255 domain-containing protein, producing MPNRLAGETSPYLQQHADNPVDWYPWGEEALARARTEDKPILLSIGYSACHWCHVMAHESFEDAEVAALMNRLYVNIKVDREERPDLDQIYQSAHYLLARRSGGWPLTLFLTPDQVAFAGGTYFPKEPRHGMPGFRDLLARIETVFRTHRAEIAQQNASLVQALASAVPQPAAGAKAALDAGPIEAAVGELSRLFDPRDGGLGQAPKFPHPYELDFLLRRHAAGNDTLEMVTTTLTQMAQGGIFDQIGGGFCRYSVDAQWTIPHFEKMLYDNGPLLALYADAWRATGEPLFARVAEQTAGWVMREMQSPAGGYFSSLDADSEHEEGKYYVWTAAEVRACLSDAQWSVVEPHYGLDRPPNFEHRHWHLRVSKPLAYVAQQTRRTLDECQALLDAARAKLFARREERVRPGRDEKILTSWNALMVRGMARAGLEFGRADWIASAQGSVDFIRTTLWRDGRLHATHRDGKTHLNAYLDDYAFLLDALILLMQAQFRGEDLDFAQALADAMLERFEDTDAGGFFFTSHDHEQLIQRTKPGHDNATPAGNGVAAVGLQRLGHLLGETRYLDSAARTLQLLWPQLQAHPSAAATMLVALEEYRGSPTSVVLRGPAGAMSPWQASLRRRYWPHVIALSIPNGAGTLPRTLSHPDSEQVNAWICRGVNCLPPLDDPARLHQMLERDATR